The following are from one region of the Nicotiana tabacum cultivar K326 chromosome 3, ASM71507v2, whole genome shotgun sequence genome:
- the LOC107831222 gene encoding ABC transporter B family member 26, chloroplastic codes for MALLVSSVQFQPGLRIVYSVQKRQNPNNILHKRSQSKTRFSFSSNSINQRYRYISPLNSASINGYSVQEADSSEKLGVKWMEFVRNVFPGGNWWRLDVDDIGITAKPVTVVRALHRMWELIAQDGLLIFAAFTALIITALSEISIPHFLTASIFSAQSSSIAVFHRNVRILVVLCIISGICSGVRGCFFGLANMILVQRMREKLYSTLLLQDISFFDSETVGDLTSRLGADCQQVSRVIGNDLNLILRNVLQGTGALAYLLILSPPLGLCTLAICCALLTIMLLYGQYQKKAAKLIQEYTASANEVAQETFSLMRTVRVYGTEEQELGRYARWLGKLADISLRQSAAYGYWNFSFNTLYHSTQVIAVLVGGMSILAGHITAEQLTKFILYSEWLIYSTWWVGDNLSSLMQSIGASEKVFQLMDLRPSGQFVDKGAKLKGLAGRIEFENVSFYYASRMEMPVLQHINFVVHPGEVVALVGLSGSGKSTLVNLLLRLYEPISGQISIDGYPLRDLDIKWLRERIGYVGQEPRLFRMDISSNIRYGCSRDVNQQDVEWAAREAAAHDFISSLPNGYHTVVDDDLLSGGQKQRIAIARAILRDPDILLLDEATSALDAESEHNVKGVLRSVRRELNSKRTVIVIAHRLSTIQAADRIVVMESGKVVEMGGHKELLLKDGLYARLTRRQADAVA; via the exons ATGGCGTTGCTTGTGTCAAGTGTGCAATTTCAACCTGGATTAAGAATTGTATATTCTGTACAGAAAAGGCAAAATCCAAACAACATTCTTCACAAAAGGTCTCAATCCAAAACCCGATTCTCTTTCTCTAGCAATTCGATAAATCAGCGATATCGGTACATATCTCCCCTAAATTCGGCTTCAATTAATGGATACTCCGTACAAGAAGCTGATTCTAGTGAGAAGCTGGGGGTGAAATGGATGGAATTTGTTCGGAATGTATTTCCGGGTGGAAATTGGTGGAGGCTTGATGTGGATGATATTGGAATAACGGCAAAGCCTGTGACTGTTGTGCGTGCTCTTCACCGAATGTGGGAATTGATAGCTCAAGATGGTTTGCTTATTTTTGCTGCTTTTACTGCACTCATTATTACTGCT TTATCAGAAATTAGTATCCCGCATTTTCTGACAGCATCCATCTTTTCGGCGCAAAGTAGCAGTATCGCAGTGTTCCACCGGAATGTGCGCATCTTGGTAGTGCTCTGCATCATTTCCGGAATATGCAG TGGTGTGCGAGGTTGCTTTTTTGGGCTCGCAAATATGATCCTG GTCCAGCGAATGAGGGAAAAATTGTATTCCACTCTTCTTCTTCAG GATATATCCTTTTTTGATTCTGAAACAGTTGGTGATTTGACAAGTAGGCTAGGGGCAGATTGTCAACAAGTCTCTCGCGTAATTGGAAATGACCTAAATCTGATTTTGCGTAATGTTCTCCAG GGAACAGGTGCTTTAGCTTATTTGTTGATTTTGTCCCCACCACTGGGATTGTGCACATTGGCTATCTGCTGTGCACTTCTCACGATAATGCTGTTGTATGGCCA ATACCAGAAGAAAGCAGCTAAATTAATTCAGGAGTACACTGCTTCTGCAAATGAA GTTGCCCAAGAGACATTCTCCCTCATGAGGACTGTACGAGTGTATGGAACCGAGGAACAAGAACTGGGAAG GTATGCACGGTGGCTAGGGAAGTTAGCTGATATAAGCTTGCGTCAAAGTGCTGCTTATGGATATTGGAACTTTAGCTTCAACACGCTCTATCACTCAACACAG GTTATTGCTGTGCTGGTAGGAGGAATGTCTATTCTGGCTGGTCATATTACAGCAGAACAACTTACAAAATTCATATTGTACAGTGAATGGTTGATTTATTCTACATGGTGGGTGGGGGACAATTTATCATCATTGATGCAGTCTATTGGGGCAAGTGAGAAGGTTTTTCAATTAATGGATCTTAGACCTAGTGGTCAATTCGTTGACAAAG GAGCCAAGTTAAAAGGATTAGCAGGACGCATTGAATTTGAGAATGTTAGTTTCTACTATGCTTCAAGAATGGAG ATGCCAGTGCTTCAACATATTAACTTCGTGGTGCATCCGGGTGAAGTAGTAGCACTT GTTGGTCTAAGCGGTAGTGGGAAAAGCACTCTGGTGAACCTGCTCCTTCGGCTTTATGAGCCGATAAGTGGGCAG ATATCTATTGATGGCTACCCACTTCGAGATTTGGACATCAAGTGGTTGAGGGAAAGAATTGGATATGTGGGACAG GAGCCTAGACTTTTCCGCATGGATATCAGCTCAAACATAAGATACGGCTGTAGTAGAGATGTCAATCAACAAGACGTAGAATGGGCTGCTAGGGAGGCTGCTGCCCATGACTTTATTTCATCTCTACCCAATGGCTACCACACAGTTGTTGATGATGATTTGCTCAGTGGAGGCCAGAAGCAGCGAATCGCAATTGCTAGAGCCATTCTTAGGGATCCAGATATCTTATTGCTTGATGAAGCCACTAGTGCTCTAGATGCAGAGAGTGAACACAACGTAAAG GGTGTGCTTCGTTCTGTCAGAAGAGAACTGAACTCAAAGAGAACTGTCATAGTAATTGCACACAG GCTTTCGACAATCCAAGCTGCTGACAGGATAGTTGTGATGGAAAGTGGAAAAGTTGTTGAG ATGGGTGGCCACAAAGAGCTTCTCCTCAAGGATGGCTTGTATGCTCGATTAACAAGAAGACAGGCTGATGCTGTGGCATGA